A genomic segment from Pararge aegeria chromosome 15, ilParAegt1.1, whole genome shotgun sequence encodes:
- the LOC120629915 gene encoding DCN1-like protein 5: MPRCSKRTRSGAPPTELLPGTTTLEDHHHHKRSRNSSSRRHSKSEDTSFSAKKCLTWFKEYTTVSEPDVLGPEGMEKFCEDLSVDPENVVMLVIAYKMGAKQMGFFTQEEWIKGLTELQCDSVHKLQNKLEYLRCLLNDPYMFKAVYRYSYDFARDKDQRSLDTSTARALLGVLLPRWALRPQLSEFLSRERRYRVVNRDQWCNILEFSRTVDVQLTTYDADGAWPVMLDEFVEWLRAERAGGSTMLAS; this comes from the exons ATGCCGCGCTGCAGTAAACGCACGCGCAGCGGCGCTCCGCCCACAGAGCTGCTGCCGGGCACCACCACTCTCGAAGACCACCATCACCACAAACGCTCCCGCAACTCCAG TTCACGAAGACATTCCAAATCTGAAGACACCAGTTTTAGTGCCAAAAAATGTTTAACATGGTTTAAAGAATACACAACAGTCTCAGAGCCAGATGTATTAG gTCCAGAAGGCATGGAAAAATTTTGTGAGGACTTAAGTGTGGACCCAGAGAATGTTGTGATGCTGGTCATTGCATACAAAATGGGAGCAAAACAAATGGGATTCTTCACCCAAGAGGAGTGGATCAAAG GTCTAACAGAACTCCAGTGTGATAGTGTACACAAACTGCAAAACAAATTAGAATATTTACGCTGTTTACTCAATGACCCATACATGTTTAAGGCTGTATACAGATATTCATATGATTTTGCTAGG GACAAGGACCAGCGGTCGCTGGACACGAGCACGGCGAGGGCGCTGCTGGGCGTGTTGCTGCCGCGCTGGGCGCTGCGGCCGCAGCTGTCCGAGTTCCTGTCGCGCGAGCGGCGCTACCGCGTCGTCAACCGCGACCAGTGGTGCAACATCCTCGAGTTCAGCCGCACCGTGGACGTGCAGCTCACCACCTACGACGCGGACGGCGCCT ggcCGGTGATGCTAGATGAGTTCGTGGAATGGCTGCGAGCGGAGCGTGCGGGGGGATCTACCATGTTGGCCAGCTGA
- the LOC120629830 gene encoding protein FRG1 homolog, translating to MGDEYAAVKRGKLILKGDKPKAKKRKHKKKENTEGAKVDEDCIKHGGWWKVEKIEDVSGSIAIEFGRNTFILALDNGLFTIGAPHGEGEGPSPEEIFTAFPAGENKFALKSGYGKYLGVSKDGVVTGRSDAVGPMEQWEPVWQDGKTAILSSLNKFMSVNDKDDSIVARNVSANDEDICNIRSNKNREVNRAVVAEEEGDLTEVEVNYVKKFQKFQDKKLRVNEGGAIELKRAKMEGNLHETLLDRRSKMKADRYCK from the exons atgGGTGATGAATACGCCGCTGTAAAACGTGGAAAGCTTATACTTAAAGGCGATAAACCAAA GGCAAAGAAAcgcaaacacaaaaaaaaagaaaatactgaAGGCGCGAAAGTAGACGAGGACTGTATAAAACATGGTGGGTGGTGGAAAGTGGAGAAAATCGAAGATGTATCAGGATCCATAGCTATTGAATTTGGAAGAAATACTTTTATTCTAGCCCTAGATAATGGTTTATTCACTATTGGGGCTCCACACGGCGAAGGGGAGGGTCCCTCGCCCGAAGAGATATTCACAGCATTCCCAGCTGGTGAAAATAAGTTTGCACTTAAATCTGGGTATGGGAAATACTTGGGTGTGTCTAAGGATGGTGTAGTGACAGGCAGGTCTGATGCTGTGGGTCCTATGGAGCAGTGGGAACCTGTTTGGCAAGATG GTAAAACAGCAATTCTTAGTTCTCTAAACAAGTTTATGTCAGTGAATGACAAAGATGATTCAATAGTTGCTCGTAATGTGTCTGCAAATGATGAGGATATATGCAACATACGCAGCAACAAGAATCGTGAGGTCAACAGGGCTGTTGTGGCTGAAGAGGAAGGTGACCTGACGGAGGTGGAGGTCAACTATGT TAAGAAGTTCCAGAAGTTCCAGGATAAGAAGCTACGGGTCAACGAGGGCGGGGCGATCGAACTGAAGCGCGCCAAAATGGAGGGAAACCTGCACGAGACACTGTTGGACAGACGGAGTAAAATGAAAGCGGATAGATATTGTAAATAG